A genomic window from Halorubrum lacusprofundi ATCC 49239 includes:
- a CDS encoding phenylalanine--tRNA ligase subunit alpha, with protein MRLPERQLAVLEAASATDERTIDEIAAETGLKPETVTGAAFDLRDEGLCSVVETAAETLGLTDEGRRYVDDGLPETRLYRAGLALDADESAVSMGQVIGEADLDGPEVDIALSNFARKGFGSIDSGELRVDPDADPDADSEAAALAALADGETPDAADAVLEQLDSRGLVDHGESVTRSVTLTDDGVDALMMGIEATETVAQVTPELLASGEWRDVEFSEYNVEADAPTTRGGRKHVLRRTADRVKDVLVGMGFQEMEGPHADSDFWINDCLFMPQDHPARTHWDRFALDVDPMEDIPDELIRRVESAHRDGWGTDGDGYHSPWSEEFAREIALRGHTTSLSMRYLSGIAGAELEPPQRYFSVEKVYRNDTLDPTHLLEFFQIEGWVMAEDLSVRDLMGTFEEFYRQFGITDIRFKPHYNPYTEPSFELFGEHPETGEEIEIGNSGVFREEVTGPLGVDCDVMAWGLALERLAMLTTGAEDIRDLHGTLADIEFLRDAEVSY; from the coding sequence ATGCGACTCCCGGAACGACAGCTCGCGGTCCTTGAGGCCGCGAGCGCGACGGACGAACGGACGATAGACGAGATCGCGGCGGAGACCGGTCTGAAGCCCGAGACGGTCACCGGCGCTGCCTTCGATCTCCGCGACGAGGGGCTCTGCTCCGTCGTCGAGACCGCCGCCGAGACGCTCGGCCTCACCGACGAGGGTCGACGGTACGTCGACGACGGACTCCCCGAGACGCGGCTCTACCGTGCCGGTCTCGCGCTCGACGCCGACGAGTCCGCGGTCTCGATGGGGCAGGTCATCGGCGAGGCCGACCTCGACGGTCCCGAAGTCGACATCGCGCTATCGAACTTCGCACGCAAGGGCTTCGGGTCGATCGACTCGGGCGAGCTTCGGGTCGACCCCGACGCCGACCCCGACGCCGACTCCGAGGCGGCCGCACTCGCGGCGCTCGCTGACGGCGAGACTCCGGACGCCGCCGACGCGGTCCTCGAACAGCTTGACTCCCGCGGGCTCGTCGACCACGGGGAGTCGGTGACCCGATCGGTGACGCTCACCGACGACGGCGTCGACGCGCTGATGATGGGCATCGAGGCGACGGAGACGGTCGCGCAGGTCACCCCGGAACTGCTCGCCAGCGGCGAGTGGCGCGACGTGGAGTTCTCGGAATACAACGTCGAGGCCGACGCGCCGACGACGCGGGGCGGTCGGAAACACGTCCTCCGCCGGACCGCGGACCGCGTGAAAGACGTCTTGGTCGGCATGGGCTTTCAGGAGATGGAGGGCCCGCACGCCGACAGCGACTTCTGGATCAACGACTGCCTGTTCATGCCACAGGACCACCCGGCGCGGACCCACTGGGACCGGTTCGCACTCGACGTGGACCCGATGGAAGACATTCCCGACGAGCTGATTCGCCGCGTCGAGTCGGCCCACCGCGACGGTTGGGGCACGGACGGCGACGGCTACCACTCGCCGTGGTCCGAGGAGTTCGCCCGCGAGATTGCCTTGCGCGGGCACACCACGTCGCTGTCGATGCGATACCTCTCGGGGATCGCGGGCGCAGAGCTTGAACCCCCACAGCGGTACTTCTCCGTCGAGAAGGTGTACCGCAACGATACGCTCGACCCGACGCACCTCCTCGAGTTCTTCCAGATCGAGGGGTGGGTGATGGCCGAGGACCTCTCCGTGCGCGATCTGATGGGCACCTTCGAGGAGTTCTACCGGCAGTTCGGGATCACCGACATCCGGTTCAAGCCGCACTACAACCCGTACACGGAGCCGTCCTTCGAGCTGTTCGGGGAACACCCGGAGACCGGCGAGGAGATCGAGATCGGTAATTCGGGCGTCTTCCGCGAGGAGGTCACCGGTCCGCTCGGCGTCGACTGCGACGTGATGGCGTGGGGGCTCGCCTTGGAACGGCTCGCCATGCTCACCACTGGTGCGGAGGACATCCGTGATCTCCACGGAACCTTGGCTGACATCGAGTTCCTGCGAGACGCGGAGGTGAGCTACTGA
- a CDS encoding HalOD1 output domain-containing protein: protein MSSVTAESGGHEAISETVRVEHGDADLSPSRAVIEAVAGAAGVDPVDLADEAGVVLYDYVDLDALDTLVAGHSGSGVDISLSVAGYEVSVDATAAVAERTR from the coding sequence ATGAGCAGCGTAACGGCGGAATCAGGGGGTCACGAGGCAATCTCGGAGACGGTCCGCGTCGAACACGGCGACGCCGACCTGTCACCGAGCCGTGCCGTCATCGAGGCCGTCGCCGGCGCCGCCGGCGTCGACCCAGTCGACCTCGCCGACGAGGCGGGGGTCGTCCTCTACGACTACGTCGACTTAGACGCGCTGGACACGCTCGTGGCTGGACACTCCGGAAGCGGCGTCGACATCTCGCTTTCTGTCGCCGGCTACGAGGTCAGCGTCGACGCGACGGCGGCTGTCGCCGAGCGCACTCGGTAA
- a CDS encoding peptidase, translated as MLTVAFLVGVAVLSFLAVEIGPLYAADRFRDLREPTDAERGRLEYLRETAGIDVDRIAIERRGENETEEKNGNEGVGRIEVAVRGPPRRRVLFLSEAVLDDVDDDVVIGLFAAEAGRVGTYYGEFRAVAIAAVVGVLAAIVTATVSFDAGFASLVAVGLTAFWVGRRVQYVADDRAADAVGAGRVADAFERVAAVRGVEPETGDWSTWFEVQPPLGDRIAALREREGSEKS; from the coding sequence ATGCTCACGGTCGCGTTCCTCGTCGGCGTCGCCGTCCTGTCGTTCCTCGCCGTCGAGATCGGCCCGCTGTACGCGGCCGACCGGTTCCGCGATCTTCGAGAGCCGACCGACGCAGAGCGTGGCCGCCTCGAATACCTCCGCGAAACGGCCGGGATCGACGTGGATCGGATCGCGATCGAGCGCCGCGGTGAAAACGAGACGGAGGAGAAAAACGGGAATGAGGGAGTCGGCCGCATCGAGGTAGCAGTCCGCGGCCCGCCCCGTCGACGGGTGCTGTTCCTCTCGGAGGCCGTACTCGACGACGTGGACGACGATGTCGTGATCGGTCTCTTCGCGGCCGAGGCCGGCCGCGTCGGGACATACTACGGCGAATTTCGGGCTGTTGCGATCGCAGCGGTGGTCGGGGTGCTGGCGGCGATCGTCACCGCGACGGTTTCGTTCGACGCGGGGTTCGCGTCGCTCGTCGCCGTCGGGCTCACGGCGTTCTGGGTCGGTCGACGAGTGCAGTACGTGGCCGACGACCGCGCCGCGGACGCGGTTGGCGCGGGTCGCGTCGCCGATGCGTTCGAGCGAGTCGCGGCGGTCCGCGGGGTCGAACCGGAAACCGGCGACTGGTCGACGTGGTTCGAGGTGCAGCCGCCGCTCGGCGATCGGATCGCGGCGCTGCGGGAGCGAGAAGGGTCGGAGAAGTCGTGA
- a CDS encoding chromosome partitioning protein ParA, producing MILAVAGGKGGVGKTTLAYNVAAALDAVVVDADLGMADLPGGRGPDLHDVLAGEADSIEALRAGPVDIVPCGRTLAGARAADLRRLESAVAAIERERGTVVLDCPAGRRADAGVPLAVADACLLVVSPRAFALADAIRTRALARELDAGLVGCAVNRVTEEPPTDAIADAIGAPASVVPADPRVGRSVAEERPVVDAAPDSAAAEAVRELARRVPG from the coding sequence GTGATCCTCGCGGTCGCCGGCGGGAAGGGCGGCGTCGGGAAGACGACGCTCGCGTACAATGTCGCCGCCGCGCTCGACGCGGTCGTCGTCGACGCCGACCTCGGCATGGCGGACCTGCCCGGCGGCCGCGGTCCAGACCTCCACGACGTGCTCGCCGGTGAGGCCGATTCGATCGAGGCGCTGCGCGCCGGTCCGGTCGATATCGTCCCCTGCGGTCGGACCCTCGCCGGCGCGCGGGCGGCCGATCTCCGGCGGCTCGAATCCGCGGTGGCGGCGATCGAGCGGGAGCGCGGTACCGTCGTCCTCGACTGTCCGGCGGGGCGGCGCGCGGACGCCGGGGTGCCGCTCGCGGTCGCTGACGCCTGTCTGCTCGTCGTGTCGCCGCGGGCGTTCGCACTGGCCGACGCGATCCGAACTCGGGCGCTCGCCCGCGAGCTCGACGCCGGGCTCGTCGGCTGCGCGGTCAACCGGGTGACCGAGGAGCCGCCGACCGACGCGATCGCCGACGCCATCGGGGCGCCCGCGTCGGTCGTCCCCGCCGATCCGCGCGTCGGCCGCTCGGTCGCCGAGGAGCGACCGGTCGTCGACGCCGCGCCGGACAGCGCCGCGGCGGAAGCGGTTCGCGAACTCGCTCGGCGAGTCCCCGGCTGA